From a region of the Rhodococcus sp. 4CII genome:
- a CDS encoding anthranilate synthase component I yields the protein MHGEPNTIPAPESAATPADGGSDSTTTREQFHALAAEHRVVPVTRKVLADAETPLSAYTKLAANRPGTFLLESAENGRSWSRWSFIGAGSPAALTVVDGEAAWYGNVPAGVPSGGDPIAALGRTLELLRTERLPDLPPLTGGMVGFLGYDAVRRIERIGEHATDDLQVPEMVMLLATDLAAVDHHEGAITLIANAVNWDGTDERVDEAYDSAVERLDRMTRALSAPASSTVSTFAKPAPDYRRQRTTEGFGADVRKLVGDIEAGEAFQVVLSQRFEIDCTADPIDVYRMLRASNPSPYMYLLNVPDGGGETAFSIVGSSPEALVTVSEGVATTHPIAGTRWRGHTEEEDILLEKDLLADEKENAEHLMLVDLGRNDLGRVCEPGTVKVHDYRHIERYSHVMHLVSTVTGHLAEGKQALDAVTACFPAGTLSGAPKVRAMQLIEELEPTRRGIYGGIIGYLDFAGDADTAIAIRTALIKDGVGYVQAGAGVVADSNPEYEDTEARNKAMAVLSAIAAAHTLKTLGGDTQ from the coding sequence ATGCACGGCGAGCCCAACACGATTCCCGCACCCGAGTCCGCCGCCACCCCGGCCGACGGCGGGTCCGACTCGACCACCACGCGCGAGCAGTTCCACGCTCTCGCCGCCGAACACCGGGTGGTTCCGGTGACGCGCAAGGTGTTGGCTGACGCGGAAACTCCGCTGTCGGCGTACACCAAGCTCGCGGCGAACCGGCCCGGCACCTTCCTGCTCGAGTCGGCGGAGAACGGCCGGTCGTGGTCGCGATGGTCGTTCATCGGGGCGGGCAGTCCCGCCGCGCTCACGGTCGTCGACGGTGAGGCCGCCTGGTACGGCAACGTTCCCGCGGGTGTGCCGTCCGGCGGGGATCCGATCGCGGCCCTCGGCCGGACGCTGGAACTGCTCCGGACCGAGCGACTGCCCGACCTCCCGCCGCTGACCGGCGGCATGGTCGGCTTCCTCGGTTACGACGCGGTCCGGCGCATCGAGCGCATCGGTGAGCACGCCACCGACGACTTGCAGGTCCCCGAAATGGTCATGCTGCTCGCGACGGATCTCGCGGCGGTCGACCACCACGAGGGCGCCATCACCCTCATCGCCAACGCCGTCAACTGGGACGGCACGGACGAACGTGTCGACGAGGCCTACGACTCGGCGGTCGAGCGGCTGGACCGGATGACCCGGGCACTGTCGGCCCCGGCGTCGTCGACGGTGTCGACGTTCGCGAAGCCCGCCCCCGACTACCGGCGTCAGCGCACCACCGAAGGTTTCGGTGCGGATGTGCGCAAGCTCGTCGGGGACATCGAGGCGGGCGAGGCGTTCCAGGTGGTGCTGTCGCAGCGTTTCGAGATCGACTGCACCGCGGACCCGATCGACGTCTACCGGATGCTCCGCGCCTCCAACCCCAGCCCGTACATGTACCTCCTCAACGTGCCGGACGGCGGCGGCGAGACCGCGTTCTCGATCGTCGGGTCGAGCCCGGAGGCTCTGGTGACCGTGTCGGAAGGCGTGGCGACGACGCACCCGATCGCCGGCACCCGGTGGCGTGGGCACACCGAGGAGGAGGACATCCTGCTCGAGAAGGATCTGCTCGCCGACGAGAAGGAGAACGCCGAGCACCTGATGCTCGTGGACCTGGGTCGCAACGATCTGGGGCGGGTGTGCGAACCGGGCACGGTGAAGGTGCACGACTACCGCCACATCGAGCGGTACAGCCACGTGATGCACCTCGTCTCCACCGTCACCGGTCACCTGGCGGAGGGCAAGCAGGCACTCGACGCCGTCACTGCCTGCTTCCCGGCAGGAACCTTGTCCGGTGCGCCGAAGGTCCGGGCGATGCAGCTGATCGAGGAACTCGAGCCGACGCGCCGCGGAATCTACGGCGGCATCATCGGTTACCTCGACTTCGCCGGCGACGCCGACACGGCGATCGCGATCCGGACCGCGCTGATCAAGGACGGCGTCGGGTACGTCCAGGCCGGCGCCGGTGTCGTCGCCGACTCGAACCCCGAGTACGAGGACACCGAGGCGCGGAACAAGGCGATGGCGGTGCTCAGCGCGATCGCGGCGGCGCACACACTGAAGACCCTGGGAGGCGACACGCAGTGA
- a CDS encoding TIGR02234 family membrane protein — protein sequence MSEASETVREPARAGGRRSMIAVLLLAVAAVCLWGASRMTWVEVTSSDGLGEARTAALVGGTWAAALTPLALTLVAAIAASFAVKGWALRVLGVLVAVVAVAAAVPAVRLIVSGASDDEAGRLAELPGRAEVQSVSVHVGPAVLVLIGALAALVAAVELVRRPRVRAGLSSKYDSPGARRDAAKTGGDSVGEPVTQRMLWDALDAGEDPTVDDKKAEAVDQVDDDGRDPGTRT from the coding sequence GTGAGTGAGGCGTCGGAGACGGTTCGGGAACCCGCGCGGGCGGGAGGTCGCCGGTCGATGATCGCGGTCCTGCTGCTCGCGGTCGCCGCGGTGTGCCTGTGGGGTGCGTCCCGGATGACGTGGGTCGAGGTCACCTCCTCCGACGGGCTCGGCGAGGCACGCACCGCGGCGCTCGTCGGCGGCACGTGGGCTGCGGCGCTCACACCACTCGCACTGACCCTGGTCGCCGCGATCGCGGCGTCGTTCGCGGTCAAGGGCTGGGCGCTTCGGGTGCTCGGTGTGCTCGTCGCGGTGGTGGCCGTCGCGGCTGCCGTGCCCGCGGTGAGGTTGATCGTCTCCGGCGCCTCCGACGACGAGGCGGGACGGCTGGCCGAACTCCCGGGCCGCGCCGAGGTCCAATCGGTGTCGGTGCACGTCGGACCCGCCGTGCTCGTGCTGATCGGCGCGCTCGCGGCCCTCGTCGCCGCCGTGGAACTCGTCCGGCGTCCCCGGGTGCGGGCCGGGCTCTCCTCCAAGTACGACAGCCCGGGTGCCCGGCGCGATGCGGCGAAGACCGGCGGCGATTCGGTCGGCGAACCCGTCACCCAGCGCATGCTCTGGGACGCGCTCGACGCGGGGGAGGACCCGACGGTCGACGACAAGAAAGCCGAAGCTGTCGACCAAGTTGACGACGACGGCAGGGACCCGGGTACCCGAACGTAA
- the trpC gene encoding indole-3-glycerol phosphate synthase TrpC, with product MTVLDSILDGVRADVAAREAVLDFAAVKAAAAAAPPALDAAAALLEPGIGVIAEVKRASPSKGALADIADPADLAAAYQAGGARVISVLTEERRFQGSLADLDAVRRAVSIPILRKDFIVGPYQIHEARAHGADVVLLIVAALDQHALASLIDRTESLGMTALVEVHTEQEANRALEAGAKVIGVNARNLKTLEVDKNTFGEIAPGLPTEIIKIAESGVRGTADLLAYAGAGADAVLVGEGLVTSGDPRKAVADLVNAGAHPSCPKPSR from the coding sequence ATGACTGTTCTCGACTCGATTCTCGACGGGGTGCGCGCCGACGTCGCCGCCCGCGAAGCCGTCCTTGACTTCGCCGCAGTCAAGGCTGCCGCCGCTGCCGCACCGCCGGCCCTCGATGCCGCGGCCGCCCTGCTCGAGCCGGGCATCGGAGTCATCGCCGAGGTCAAGCGCGCGAGCCCCTCGAAGGGGGCGCTCGCCGACATCGCCGATCCCGCCGACCTGGCCGCCGCCTACCAGGCCGGTGGCGCCCGGGTGATCAGTGTGCTCACCGAAGAGCGACGGTTCCAGGGGTCTCTCGCGGACCTCGACGCCGTGCGCCGGGCGGTGAGCATTCCGATCCTCCGCAAGGACTTCATCGTCGGGCCGTACCAGATCCACGAGGCCCGCGCGCACGGCGCCGACGTCGTGCTGCTCATCGTCGCCGCTCTCGACCAGCACGCGCTGGCTTCGCTCATCGACCGCACGGAGTCGCTCGGGATGACCGCCCTCGTGGAGGTGCACACCGAGCAGGAAGCCAATCGGGCGCTCGAAGCGGGCGCCAAGGTCATCGGGGTCAACGCGCGCAACCTCAAGACGCTCGAGGTCGACAAGAACACGTTCGGCGAGATCGCTCCCGGGCTGCCCACGGAGATCATCAAGATCGCAGAGTCCGGGGTCCGCGGCACGGCCGACCTGCTGGCCTACGCCGGTGCCGGAGCCGATGCGGTCCTGGTCGGCGAAGGCCTCGTCACCAGCGGGGATCCGCGCAAGGCGGTGGCCGATCTGGTCAATGCCGGCGCGCACCCGTCCTGCCCCAAGCCGTCGCGCTGA
- the trpB gene encoding tryptophan synthase subunit beta encodes MTSRNSETVFKGGNLPTASAGIAERTTHDPDAGGHFGVYGGRHVPEALMAVIEEVTAEYEKARADDAFLHELDRLQRDYTGRPSPIFEATRMSEFAGGARLILKREDLNHTGSHKINNVLGQVLLAKRMGKTRIIAETGAGQHGVATATACALLGLECVIYMGAVDTKRQALNVARMRLLGSSVVSVESGSKTLKDAINEALRDWVTNADNTYYCFGTAAGPHPFPTIVRDFQRVVGLETRAQVQALTGRLPDAVTACVGGGSNAIGIFHAFLDDPAVRLVGYEAAGDGVETGRHAATFAAGTPGAFQGAYSYLLQDEDGQTIESHSISAGLDYPGVGPEHALLKDIGRATYEPVTDTEAMDALRLLSEREGIIPAIESAHAVAGALRLGRELGEGAIVVVSLSGRGDKDMDTAAEWFGLFDPDDSTETTTTDKEGSAK; translated from the coding sequence GTGACTTCACGTAATTCGGAAACCGTCTTCAAGGGTGGCAATCTGCCGACTGCCAGCGCCGGAATCGCCGAGCGCACGACGCACGACCCCGACGCCGGAGGTCATTTCGGCGTGTACGGCGGACGGCACGTGCCGGAGGCCCTGATGGCAGTGATCGAGGAGGTCACCGCCGAGTACGAGAAGGCACGCGCCGACGACGCGTTCCTGCACGAACTCGATCGTCTCCAGCGCGATTACACCGGCCGTCCGTCGCCGATCTTCGAGGCGACCCGCATGAGCGAATTCGCCGGCGGAGCGCGTCTCATCCTCAAGCGCGAAGACCTCAACCACACCGGGTCGCACAAGATCAACAACGTGCTCGGCCAGGTGCTGCTCGCCAAGCGCATGGGCAAGACCCGGATCATCGCCGAGACCGGCGCCGGACAGCACGGGGTGGCCACCGCCACCGCCTGTGCCCTTCTCGGTCTCGAATGCGTCATTTACATGGGTGCCGTCGACACGAAGCGGCAGGCGTTGAACGTCGCCCGCATGCGGCTGCTCGGCTCCTCGGTGGTGTCCGTCGAGTCGGGGTCGAAGACCCTCAAGGACGCCATCAACGAGGCGCTGCGCGACTGGGTCACCAATGCCGACAACACCTACTACTGCTTCGGTACGGCGGCGGGGCCGCACCCGTTCCCGACCATCGTCCGCGACTTCCAGCGGGTCGTGGGTCTGGAGACGCGCGCGCAGGTGCAGGCGCTGACCGGCCGGCTGCCCGACGCGGTGACGGCCTGCGTCGGCGGCGGTTCCAACGCCATCGGCATCTTCCACGCGTTCCTCGACGACCCGGCCGTCCGGCTGGTCGGCTACGAGGCCGCAGGTGACGGTGTCGAGACCGGGCGGCATGCCGCCACGTTCGCGGCAGGCACGCCGGGTGCGTTCCAGGGCGCGTACTCGTACCTGCTGCAGGACGAGGACGGGCAGACCATCGAGTCGCATTCGATCTCCGCGGGCCTCGACTACCCGGGTGTCGGGCCCGAGCACGCACTCCTCAAGGACATCGGCCGCGCCACCTACGAACCGGTCACCGACACCGAGGCGATGGACGCCCTGCGGTTGCTGTCCGAGCGCGAGGGCATCATTCCGGCCATCGAATCCGCCCACGCCGTCGCCGGCGCGCTGCGGCTGGGCCGCGAGCTGGGGGAGGGCGCGATCGTCGTCGTCAGCCTGTCCGGGCGCGGCGACAAGGACATGGACACGGCGGCCGAGTGGTTCGGATTGTTCGATCCCGACGACTCGACCGAGACCACCACGACTGACAAGGAAGGTTCGGCCAAGTGA
- the trpA gene encoding tryptophan synthase subunit alpha, with amino-acid sequence MSERLSRLAPTFAQCREEKRAALVGYLPAGFPTVRESIDVFTAMVESGCDIVEVGIAYSDPVMDGPTIQAAAETALQNGVRVRDVFTVVEAIAAAGGKAVVMTYWNPVLQYGVDKFSRDLASAGGLGLITPNLIPEEAGEWIAASKEHDLDRIFLVAPSSTEERLALTLDASSGFVYAASTMGVTGARDAVSSMAPELTARIRAHSDIPVGVGLGVRSGAQAAEIAAYADAVIVGSALVTAAENGLDAVRSLTEELAEGVRSATVAS; translated from the coding sequence GTGAGCGAACGACTCTCGCGCCTCGCCCCGACGTTCGCGCAGTGCCGCGAGGAGAAGCGTGCCGCGCTCGTCGGGTATCTCCCGGCCGGTTTCCCCACCGTCCGGGAATCGATCGACGTGTTCACGGCGATGGTCGAATCCGGTTGCGACATCGTCGAGGTCGGCATCGCCTACTCCGACCCGGTGATGGACGGTCCGACCATCCAGGCCGCGGCCGAGACGGCGCTCCAGAACGGTGTCCGGGTGCGCGACGTCTTCACCGTCGTCGAGGCCATCGCGGCGGCCGGCGGCAAGGCCGTGGTGATGACGTACTGGAACCCGGTTCTGCAGTACGGCGTCGACAAATTCTCCCGTGACCTGGCGAGTGCCGGTGGCCTCGGGCTGATCACGCCTAACCTCATCCCCGAGGAGGCCGGCGAGTGGATCGCCGCGTCGAAGGAACACGACCTCGACCGGATCTTCCTGGTGGCGCCGTCGTCGACCGAGGAGCGCCTCGCGTTGACCCTCGACGCCAGCAGCGGTTTCGTGTACGCCGCCTCCACGATGGGTGTCACCGGCGCGCGTGACGCGGTGTCGTCGATGGCCCCCGAGCTGACCGCCCGCATCCGCGCCCATTCGGACATTCCGGTGGGCGTCGGGCTGGGTGTGCGTTCCGGCGCCCAGGCCGCCGAGATCGCCGCGTACGCAGACGCCGTCATCGTCGGATCTGCGCTGGTCACCGCGGCGGAGAACGGTCTGGACGCGGTGCGCTCGCTCACGGAGGAACTCGCCGAGGGCGTTCGCTCGGCTACCGTGGCGTCGTGA
- the lgt gene encoding prolipoprotein diacylglyceryl transferase, protein MTSTVDVLAYIPSPPQGVWYVGPVALRAYALFIIVGIIVAIVWGDRRWVARGGEKGTVLDIAIWAVPFGLIGGRLYHVMTDWPTYFAEGGHPVDALKVWQGGLGIWGAVALGGVGAWIGCRRRGIPLPALGDAIAPAILLAQAIGRFGNYFNQELYGRETDVPWGLEIFERRNDAGQVSPQLIDGVSTGQVAFVVHPTFLYEALWNVLIVLVLVGVDRRFRIGHGRLFALYVAGYCAGRFWIELMRSDHASLIAGIRVNSFTSAVVFVAALVYFFAATKGREDPADLRPAGSEPIESETAETDPEEKAADEGTDVPASKPASEEKAASTASAVGDAGTKSIDSKKDDAND, encoded by the coding sequence GTGACTTCCACTGTGGACGTACTGGCCTACATTCCGAGTCCGCCCCAAGGTGTCTGGTATGTCGGACCGGTGGCCCTGCGCGCGTACGCGCTGTTCATCATCGTCGGGATCATAGTCGCGATCGTGTGGGGCGACCGCCGCTGGGTCGCTCGCGGTGGCGAGAAGGGCACCGTCCTCGACATCGCGATCTGGGCGGTGCCGTTCGGCCTGATCGGCGGCCGGCTGTATCACGTGATGACCGACTGGCCGACCTACTTCGCGGAGGGTGGCCACCCCGTCGACGCCCTGAAGGTGTGGCAGGGCGGCCTCGGTATCTGGGGCGCCGTGGCCCTCGGCGGTGTCGGCGCCTGGATCGGATGCCGTCGCCGCGGCATCCCGTTGCCGGCGCTCGGCGACGCGATCGCGCCTGCGATCCTGCTCGCGCAGGCCATCGGCCGGTTCGGAAACTACTTCAACCAGGAGTTGTACGGTCGCGAGACCGACGTCCCGTGGGGGCTCGAGATCTTCGAGCGCCGCAACGATGCTGGTCAGGTGTCGCCGCAGCTGATCGACGGCGTCTCCACCGGTCAGGTCGCGTTCGTGGTGCATCCGACGTTCCTGTACGAGGCGCTCTGGAACGTGCTGATCGTCCTCGTGCTCGTAGGGGTCGATCGCCGGTTCCGGATCGGCCACGGCCGGCTGTTCGCGCTGTACGTCGCCGGCTACTGTGCCGGACGCTTCTGGATCGAACTGATGCGCAGCGATCACGCCAGCCTCATCGCGGGCATCCGCGTGAATTCGTTCACCTCGGCCGTCGTGTTCGTCGCGGCCCTGGTGTACTTCTTCGCCGCCACGAAGGGCCGCGAGGATCCGGCGGACCTGCGACCCGCCGGCAGCGAACCGATCGAGAGCGAGACCGCGGAGACAGACCCCGAAGAGAAGGCGGCGGACGAGGGCACCGACGTGCCTGCGTCGAAGCCGGCATCGGAGGAGAAGGCCGCGAGCACTGCGAGTGCGGTCGGCGACGCGGGCACGAAATCCATCGACAGCAAGAAGGATGACGCGAATGACTGA